One Tubulanus polymorphus chromosome 5, tnTubPoly1.2, whole genome shotgun sequence DNA segment encodes these proteins:
- the LOC141905137 gene encoding ras-related protein Rab-9B-like: MTSKGRKKLLKVVLLGDGGVGKSSLMNRFVSNKFDSQSFHTIGVEFLNKDVAVDGDSYTLQIWDTAGQERFKSLRTPFYRGADCCLLTFGVDDLQSFKNLQMWKKEFLYYADVSDADNFPFVVLGNKIDVDNQSVSHGDATDWCRTNGKYPYYETSAKDSINVDQAFKAAVQRVVQMEAKLDGRMSNGGGNTVDLKRRRGAGKNNNDSSCCS, from the coding sequence ATGACGTCGAAAGGGCGGAAGAAACTTCTCAAAGTCGTGTTGCTAGGCGACGGCGGCGTCGGCAAGAGTTCGTTGATGAATCGCTTCGTCAGTAACAAATTCGATTCGCAGTCGTTTCACACGATCGGCGTCGAATTCCTTAATAAAGACGTCGCGGTCGACGGCGACTCGTACACGCTGCAAATTTGGGACACAGCCGGGCAAGAACGTTTCAAAAGTTTACGAACTCCGTTTTACCGCGGAGCCGATTGTTGCCTGCTCACGTTCGGCGTCGACGATCTGCAGAGTTTTAAGAATCTACAAATGTGGAAGAAAGAGTTTTTGTACTACGCCGACGTTTCGGACGCCGACAACTTTCCGTTCGTCGTGCTCGGAAATAAAATCGACGTCGACAATCAGTCGGTGTCGCACGGCGACGCGACCGACTGGTGTCGCACGAACGGCAAATACCCGTATTACGAAACGAGCGCGAAAGATTCGATAAACGTCGATCAGGCATTTAAGGCGGCCGTGCAACGCGTCGTCCAGATGGAAGCGAAACTCGACGGCCGCATGTCGAACGGCGGCGGAAATACGGTCGATTTGAAACGCCGACGCGGCGCCGGTAAAAATAACAACGACTCGTCGTGTTGTAGTTAA